Part of the Tolypothrix sp. PCC 7910 genome, GCGATCGCTGTTTCGTTACCTGATTCAACAACATACACCCAAAGCATACAGTTACATTGCTAAAGACGCTGTACCTGCTTATTTACAAACTTCTGGGGCTGCTACTAATGCCCTATTTACTGCCATTCGTTCTGGTTACAACAGACTGACAGACTTATGGCAAATTGAATGTCCTACTTTAGTACTGGCTGGTGCTCAAGACCGCCACATCACGGTTGATGCTAGTTTAGAAACTGCTCGCCATCTCAAAAATTGTCAATGGCAATCTTACCCCAATACTGCCCACCTGTTCCCTTGGGAAATACCAGATCAGGTATTAGGAGATATTGACAACTGGCTAGAAATAAATACTCAAAACATTTTTGCTGATTAACCATCAATGGGAAAGCAGTAATTTTTGTGACTAAATTATTTAACCCAAAGAAGTTTGGTTAACTTCTTTGGGTAATTCTCAATTTCAAATTAATTATTCTCTACATTAATTCGCCTACGCTGAATTAATCGGATTTCAAGTAACTTTTTTCTACATAAATCAATAATTGTGTTGATATCATTGTTTTTTGAGGTCAATAGTCTAAATAGGGAAATTTTTTAACTATTGACCAGTGCTTGATTGAAAGTGCTGTACAGCCCTGTGGCTCAGCTGAGAGCGATCGCAGAGCATTTAGTCAAGCTAAGAAGTATTAAGCATTCTGTTTATCAAGGACTTTTCGCCAGCCAATCAAAACTTTAGAGAAAACGCAATTGTTTGTTGCGTAGGTTCTACTCAGGATTCAGCACTGGGAATACTCAATGGTTGCCTAATTTAATATTGACCGCTAAAGGCAGGCTTTACTTTACGGTCAATCCTTTCCCCCAAGTCGTCAGCAATTGTCAAAGAATCGGGTTTACAACGCTTAACATTTACACTGATTCCCTGGGCCCCTTCTGCTTCTAAATCTTCTATATAGCCCTTAACGGCAATATTGGCATCCACAGAGTTCAAAAACGGGCCAAAGTAGTATGTGCAACGGGGATTCTGTGTCACAATCTCTACCCACCAAGCCAAGCCAAGATTGTTGACTGTACTAATCAACGTTTCCTTTAGGTCATCCCAAATGGTTTTCATGGTAGTTGCCAATTTATGAATGAGGTATTGGATATTAAACGGTATTTTTCTGTCTTGTTTTTACTTTACATTTCTTTATACTCTGTTACTCTTAATTTTTAAAGAGGTTTGTGCAATTTGTCTAAATAAAGAGTGTTTAACGAGCGCTGGCGATAAATTTCATAAAGCGCCATACCTGCTGCTACTGAAGCATTGAGGCTAGGCGTTTTACCTTGTAGGGGAATTGATACTAAGACATCGCAAGACTTTTGAATTAGCATACTTAATCCTTCACCCTCGGAGCCAATTACTAAAACGATGGGCCCGCTAAAACTGACTGTATGCAGGGGTTCACTACCGCTTGCGGCTGTACCATAAACCCAAAAACCAGCTTCTTTGAGTTCTTCCATCGCACGGCTAAGATTGACAACGCGAGCGACTGGGAAGCTTTCTAAAGCGCCTGCTGCTACTTTTACCACTGTAGAAGTGATGCCAGCTGCGCGTCGTTGGGGAATAACTAAACCCTGTGCGCCTATAGCTTCTGCAGTCCGAATAATTGCACCCAAGTTGTGTGGATCTGTGATCCCATCGGCAACGATGATTACTGGATCGATGGTGGATTTTGCTTGTGCAATCAGATCGGGCAATTCAATGTAGCTGTAGGGGGAAATTTGCGCTGCTACGCCTTGGTGATTGGCTCCGTCGGTAATTTGGTCTAAGCGCTTTGGTTCTACTTCATCAATAACTGCACCATTGTCCTTAGCTTGCAGGAGCAGGTGATGAAACCGGGGATCGTAGCGTAACCGGGTAGTAATCCAGATTCGGTTCAGACCTCTTTGGTTTTCCAAAGCACTTAATACTGGATGACGGCCATATATAATGTCGCTATCTTCGGCGATCTCTTTGGGTTGGGGGGATGACGGTACGAAGTTACGATTTTGCTGCGATCCAGCAGATACAGGTTTACCATCGATCTTTCTAGGATTGCGAATCGGATTAGCCAGAATCCGCTTCCCTTTAACTTTCACAGGGGGAGCAACGCGATTTGGTTCGCCAACCGTGTTAACTTTTTTTGATTTATTCGACATATGTGTGTTTGGGATAACTTTTAGGTGGGCATAACGATTCCCTGACTGACCGAAACTAACTCTACTGGATTTTACATTTGTGGCATTAATTGCCCACTATTTTTCTAGCTCGAGTGTTTGCAACAGTTCGGTTAATCGTTGGAAATCAGTCAGATA contains:
- a CDS encoding DUF1816 domain-containing protein, yielding MKTIWDDLKETLISTVNNLGLAWWVEIVTQNPRCTYYFGPFLNSVDANIAVKGYIEDLEAEGAQGISVNVKRCKPDSLTIADDLGERIDRKVKPAFSGQY
- the rlmB gene encoding 23S rRNA (guanosine(2251)-2'-O)-methyltransferase RlmB is translated as MSNKSKKVNTVGEPNRVAPPVKVKGKRILANPIRNPRKIDGKPVSAGSQQNRNFVPSSPQPKEIAEDSDIIYGRHPVLSALENQRGLNRIWITTRLRYDPRFHHLLLQAKDNGAVIDEVEPKRLDQITDGANHQGVAAQISPYSYIELPDLIAQAKSTIDPVIIVADGITDPHNLGAIIRTAEAIGAQGLVIPQRRAAGITSTVVKVAAGALESFPVARVVNLSRAMEELKEAGFWVYGTAASGSEPLHTVSFSGPIVLVIGSEGEGLSMLIQKSCDVLVSIPLQGKTPSLNASVAAGMALYEIYRQRSLNTLYLDKLHKPL